The Streptomonospora litoralis genome window below encodes:
- the sigM gene encoding RNA polymerase sigma factor SigM, with translation MDAVQELPDKELLSRHAQGDDQAFGELVKRHRERMWAVAIRVLGDSEEAADALQDAFLSAFRGAHRFRGEAQVSTWLHRIVVNACHDRMRRRMVRPAVPTDDATLDVISNERTKASTPDPTGGSDSAMDVHAALGRLPEEQRLALVLVDMIGYRVDEAAEILEVAPGTVKSRCARGRARLLPYLTHLRNPEHARDVTSPRGGDRAS, from the coding sequence ATTGACGCGGTTCAGGAGCTCCCCGACAAGGAGCTGTTGTCCAGGCACGCTCAGGGGGACGACCAGGCTTTCGGTGAGCTGGTCAAGCGCCACCGCGAGCGCATGTGGGCTGTCGCGATCCGTGTCCTCGGCGACTCCGAGGAGGCCGCCGACGCCCTGCAGGACGCCTTCCTCTCCGCCTTCCGCGGTGCCCACCGCTTCCGGGGCGAGGCCCAGGTCAGCACATGGCTGCACCGCATCGTCGTCAACGCCTGCCACGACCGCATGCGCCGCAGGATGGTGCGCCCCGCCGTCCCCACCGACGACGCCACCCTCGACGTCATCTCCAACGAGCGGACCAAGGCGAGCACGCCCGACCCCACGGGCGGCAGCGATTCGGCGATGGACGTCCACGCCGCGCTGGGCAGGCTGCCCGAGGAGCAGCGCCTGGCACTGGTCCTCGTCGACATGATCGGCTACCGCGTCGACGAGGCGGCCGAGATCCTCGAAGTCGCCCCCGGAACGGTGAAAAGCCGGTGCGCACGCGGCCGCGCGAGACTTCTGCCATATCTCACGCATCTGCGGAACCCTGAGCACGCGCGAGACGTCACATCCCCGAGAGGAGGTGACAGGGCATCGTGA
- a CDS encoding protein kinase family protein has translation MIEPGARLAGRYRLDSQVSQTAGATLWKATDETLARLVAVWTFAEGFPRTGEVVRAARATSRIADSRVTQVFDADDSGPAPYVVEEWVAGQSLADLLAQGPLPPERAAGLIAEAAETMATAHAAGLYHLNLTPGKLIWSLGGAIKVTGIGVDAALRGIGADNPAAADAQGLGRLLYAALTAHWPDEARNGLRPAPVIGGAPCQPSQLNPAISQYLNDLVCRSAFLAPLRGGALTDAREIADALANVPRMVPLPVSPPNAPMTPEPPRGTSRRSGEFQAASEAPPTAQRQAPPPPPQQQGRRRSGVPPAVSRALVGALALIVFVGVVWGAWTVGTSMSGGGGNGGEDGQTSSGGQEDQAPELTVLKPQSADGFDPLSDANDEHNEIAGQAIDGQGTTGWHTEGYDTADLGGLKSGVGLIVDLGQPAEVHDVSLNLGQGPHDLQILVGDAADPAALGAGESPAAQKSGVQGEVDIGLAEPATGRYVVVWFTSLPRDDVRYRGTVNEVELRGKT, from the coding sequence ATGATTGAGCCAGGCGCCCGTCTCGCAGGCCGCTACCGACTCGACAGCCAGGTAAGCCAGACCGCAGGAGCCACCCTGTGGAAGGCGACCGACGAGACCCTGGCCCGCCTGGTCGCCGTGTGGACGTTCGCCGAGGGCTTCCCGCGCACCGGCGAAGTCGTCCGGGCGGCTCGCGCCACCAGCCGCATCGCCGACTCCCGCGTCACCCAGGTGTTCGACGCCGACGACAGCGGCCCCGCTCCCTACGTGGTCGAGGAATGGGTCGCCGGGCAGTCGCTGGCCGACCTCCTCGCCCAGGGCCCGCTGCCCCCCGAACGCGCCGCCGGGCTGATCGCCGAGGCCGCCGAGACCATGGCCACCGCGCACGCGGCCGGGCTGTACCACCTCAACCTCACCCCCGGAAAGCTCATCTGGAGTCTCGGGGGCGCCATCAAGGTCACCGGCATCGGCGTCGACGCCGCGCTGCGCGGCATCGGCGCGGACAACCCGGCGGCGGCCGACGCCCAGGGGCTCGGCCGGCTGCTGTACGCGGCCCTCACGGCCCACTGGCCCGACGAGGCGCGCAACGGGCTGCGGCCCGCTCCGGTGATCGGCGGCGCGCCGTGCCAGCCCAGCCAGCTGAACCCCGCCATCTCCCAGTACCTCAACGACCTGGTGTGCCGCTCGGCGTTCCTCGCCCCGCTGCGCGGCGGCGCGCTGACCGACGCACGCGAGATCGCCGACGCCCTGGCGAACGTACCGCGCATGGTCCCGCTGCCGGTGTCGCCCCCCAACGCGCCGATGACCCCCGAGCCCCCGCGCGGGACCTCGCGGCGTTCCGGGGAGTTCCAGGCGGCCTCCGAGGCGCCCCCGACTGCGCAGCGCCAGGCCCCGCCTCCGCCCCCTCAGCAGCAGGGCCGCCGCCGCTCGGGCGTGCCGCCCGCGGTCAGCCGCGCCCTGGTGGGCGCGCTGGCCCTGATCGTGTTCGTCGGAGTCGTCTGGGGCGCGTGGACCGTCGGCACCAGCATGAGCGGAGGCGGCGGAAACGGCGGGGAAGACGGGCAGACGTCGTCGGGCGGCCAAGAGGACCAGGCGCCCGAACTCACCGTGCTCAAACCGCAGTCGGCGGACGGCTTCGACCCGCTCAGCGATGCCAACGATGAACACAACGAGATCGCCGGCCAGGCCATCGACGGCCAGGGCACCACGGGGTGGCACACCGAGGGCTACGACACCGCCGACCTCGGCGGCCTGAAGTCGGGTGTGGGCCTCATCGTCGACCTCGGGCAGCCCGCCGAGGTGCACGACGTCTCCCTGAACCTGGGCCAAGGGCCGCACGACCTGCAGATCCTCGTGGGCGATGCCGCCGATCCCGCGGCGCTCGGTGCGGGCGAATCCCCCGCGGCCCAGAAGAGCGGCGTGCAAGGCGAAGTCGACATCGGACTGGCCGAACCTGCCACGGGCCGCTATGTCGTCGTATGGTTCACTAGTCTGCCCAGGGACGACGTTCGATACCGGGGGACCGTCAACGAGGTCGAGCTGCGCGGGAAAACGTGA